The Nocardioides campestrisoli genome includes a window with the following:
- a CDS encoding histidine triad nucleotide-binding protein — MSDPSPSETCLFCRLVAGDVPAEVVHTSDGSVAFRDINPQAPTHVLVVPREHHANAVELATQAPEALADLVRVADAVAEAEGLAGDYRLVFNTGAGAGQTVFHTHLHLLGGRPLTWPPG; from the coding sequence ATGAGCGATCCGAGTCCCTCCGAGACGTGCCTCTTCTGCCGGCTGGTGGCCGGTGACGTGCCCGCCGAGGTCGTCCACACCAGCGACGGCTCCGTGGCGTTCCGCGACATCAACCCCCAGGCGCCCACGCACGTCCTGGTGGTCCCGCGCGAGCACCACGCCAACGCCGTCGAGCTGGCCACCCAGGCACCCGAGGCGCTCGCGGACCTGGTGCGGGTCGCCGACGCGGTCGCCGAGGCCGAGGGGCTGGCCGGCGACTACCGGCTGGTCTTCAACACCGGGGCGGGCGCCGGCCAGACGGTGTTCCACACCCACCTGCACCTGCTCGGCGGGCGACCGCTGACCTGGCCCCCCGGCTGA
- the dnaJ gene encoding molecular chaperone DnaJ yields MSQDLYELLGVPKDADADTIKKAYRRLARQLHPDVNPDPETQERFKEVTGAYEVLSDPQKRAHYDRGGDPFGGAGGFGQGAGFSFTDIMDAFFGGAGPGAATGGGRGPRPRTRRGQDALIALEIELAEAAFGVTREIKVDTAVACTTCHGEGTAPGTHPTTCETCRGAGEVAQVQRSFLGEIRTLRPCAACRGFGTVIADPCRECAGDGRVRSRRTLTVKIPAGVDDGTRVQLAEQGEVGPGGGPAGDLYVEIRVAQHPTFIRAGNDLHCTVSVPMTAAALGTTVVLPLLEADLHEEGEDKPTTFDLEIRPGTQSGTEQVIRGEGVPGLRGGRGDLVVTVIVETPTRLDARQEELLRELSQLRGEESPEGTVKASGKSVFGRLRDAFGH; encoded by the coding sequence TTGAGCCAGGACCTCTACGAGTTGCTCGGTGTGCCCAAGGACGCCGATGCCGACACGATCAAGAAGGCCTACCGACGGCTGGCGCGCCAGCTGCACCCGGACGTGAACCCGGACCCCGAGACCCAGGAGCGGTTCAAGGAGGTGACCGGCGCCTACGAGGTCCTCTCGGACCCGCAGAAGCGGGCGCACTACGACCGCGGCGGCGACCCCTTCGGCGGCGCCGGGGGGTTCGGCCAGGGAGCGGGGTTCTCGTTCACCGACATCATGGACGCGTTCTTCGGCGGCGCCGGACCGGGCGCGGCGACCGGTGGCGGCCGCGGACCCCGCCCGCGCACCCGGCGGGGCCAGGACGCGCTGATCGCCCTCGAGATCGAGCTGGCCGAGGCCGCCTTCGGCGTGACCCGGGAGATCAAGGTCGACACCGCGGTGGCGTGCACCACCTGCCACGGCGAGGGCACCGCCCCGGGCACCCACCCGACCACCTGCGAGACCTGTCGCGGCGCCGGTGAGGTCGCCCAGGTGCAGCGCTCGTTCCTGGGCGAGATCCGCACGCTGCGCCCGTGCGCCGCCTGCCGTGGCTTCGGCACGGTCATCGCTGACCCGTGCCGGGAGTGCGCGGGTGACGGGCGGGTGCGCTCGCGGCGCACCCTCACCGTGAAGATCCCCGCGGGCGTCGACGACGGCACCCGCGTCCAGCTCGCGGAGCAGGGCGAGGTCGGCCCCGGCGGCGGGCCCGCCGGGGACCTCTACGTCGAGATCCGGGTCGCCCAGCACCCGACGTTCATCCGTGCCGGCAACGACCTGCACTGCACGGTCTCGGTGCCGATGACCGCGGCCGCGCTGGGCACCACCGTCGTCCTGCCGCTGCTGGAGGCCGACCTGCACGAGGAGGGCGAGGACAAGCCCACCACCTTCGACCTGGAGATCCGGCCCGGGACCCAGTCCGGCACCGAGCAGGTGATCCGCGGCGAGGGCGTGCCGGGCCTGCGCGGCGGGCGGGGCGACCTGGTCGTCACCGTGATCGTCGAGACGCCCACCCGCCTCGACGCCCGCCAGGAGGAGCTGCTCCGCGAGCTGTCGCAGCTGCGCGGCGAGGAGTCTCCGGAGGGCACCGTGAAGGCGTCCGGCAAGTCGGTCTTCGGCCGGCTGCGCGACGCCTTCGGGCACTGA
- a CDS encoding PhoH family protein — MTDSPLITKHTVVVPNSINMVSLLGPGDEHLALIEESFDADVHVRGNRVTFHGDAAEIALAERLLDEVVAILRTGQGVTSETIERIVSMLRQETTERPADVLSLNILSNRGRTIRPKTLNQKRYVDSIDKHTITFGIGPAGTGKTYLAMAKAVQALQAKAVTRIILTRPAVEAGERLGYLPGTLSEKIDPYLRPLYDALHDMIDPETIPKLLAAGTIEVAPLAYMRGRTLNDAFIILDEAQNTSPEQMKMFLTRLGFGSKIVVTGDVTQVDLPGGVKSGLKVVESILTGVEDVVFNRLTSHDVVRHRLVGKIVAAYDEFDARAESAGAGTRERR, encoded by the coding sequence ATGACTGACTCGCCACTCATCACCAAGCACACCGTCGTGGTGCCCAACAGCATCAACATGGTCAGCCTCCTGGGACCGGGCGACGAGCACCTCGCGCTGATCGAGGAATCCTTCGACGCCGACGTGCACGTCCGCGGCAACCGCGTCACCTTCCACGGTGACGCCGCCGAGATCGCCCTGGCCGAGCGGCTGCTCGACGAGGTCGTCGCGATCCTGCGCACCGGGCAGGGCGTCACCTCGGAGACCATCGAGCGGATCGTGTCGATGCTGCGCCAGGAGACCACCGAGCGCCCGGCCGACGTGCTCTCGCTCAACATCCTGTCGAACCGGGGTCGGACGATCCGGCCCAAGACGCTGAACCAGAAGCGCTACGTCGACTCGATCGACAAGCACACCATCACCTTCGGCATCGGCCCGGCGGGCACCGGCAAGACCTACCTGGCGATGGCCAAGGCGGTCCAGGCGCTGCAGGCCAAGGCGGTCACCCGGATCATCCTGACCCGTCCGGCGGTCGAGGCGGGGGAGCGGCTGGGCTACCTGCCCGGCACGCTGAGCGAGAAGATCGACCCGTACCTGCGCCCGCTCTACGACGCGCTGCACGACATGATCGACCCCGAGACGATCCCCAAGCTGCTCGCCGCGGGCACGATCGAGGTGGCCCCCCTGGCCTACATGCGTGGCCGGACCCTCAACGACGCGTTCATCATCCTCGACGAGGCGCAGAACACCTCGCCCGAGCAGATGAAGATGTTCCTGACCCGGCTGGGCTTCGGCTCCAAGATCGTGGTCACCGGTGACGTCACCCAGGTCGACCTGCCCGGGGGTGTCAAGTCCGGGCTCAAGGTGGTCGAGAGCATCCTCACCGGGGTCGAGGACGTGGTCTTCAACCGGTTGACCAGCCACGACGTCGTCCGGCACCGGCTGGTCGGCAAGATCGTCGCGGCGTACGACGAGTTCGACGCGCGCGCCGAGAGCGCCGGCGCCGGGACCAGGGAGCGCCGATGA
- the ybeY gene encoding rRNA maturation RNase YbeY — translation MSIEILNESGLPLDVRRLAALSRFVMDSMRVHPQAELCIKAVDEETIAQLNGQWMEKEGPTDVLAFPMDELRPGLVDEEPEEGVLGDLVLCPEVARQQGETAGHGTEAEIELLTVHGILHLLGYDHAEPEEHKEMFDLQARLLEHWRAAASADQ, via the coding sequence ATGAGCATCGAGATCCTCAACGAGTCGGGCCTGCCGCTCGACGTGCGCCGGCTCGCCGCGCTGAGCCGGTTCGTGATGGACAGCATGCGGGTCCACCCGCAGGCCGAGCTCTGCATCAAGGCCGTGGACGAGGAGACGATCGCCCAGCTCAACGGCCAGTGGATGGAGAAGGAAGGGCCCACCGACGTCCTCGCCTTCCCGATGGACGAGCTGCGTCCCGGTCTGGTCGACGAGGAGCCCGAGGAGGGTGTCCTCGGCGACCTGGTGCTGTGCCCCGAGGTGGCCCGGCAGCAGGGTGAGACCGCCGGCCACGGCACCGAGGCCGAGATCGAGCTGCTCACGGTGCACGGCATCCTCCACCTCCTGGGCTACGACCACGCGGAGCCGGAGGAGCACAAGGAGATGTTCGACCTCCAGGCACGGCTGCTGGAGCACTGGCGCGCCGCGGCGTCTGCCGACCAGTGA
- a CDS encoding 16S rRNA (uracil(1498)-N(3))-methyltransferase has product MSLPVHRVPTLAGVRVGEVVEVTGAEAHHAVAVRRLRVGEQVVLTDGLGLAAQGEVTGTGKRLLAVTVSALEQTPRPSPAFTVVQALPKGDRGELAVEVLTEVGVDVVVPWAAARSVAVWRGERAVKSHAKWVATAAEAAKQARRSWFPEVRELATTAEVCDLVAGLGADGLAVVLHEDAADPLPALPDSAREVLLVVGPEGGISPEELAALTDAGARVARLGSEVLRTSTAGVAAVAALMARSARWR; this is encoded by the coding sequence ATGTCGCTGCCCGTGCACCGGGTCCCCACGCTCGCCGGCGTCCGGGTCGGGGAGGTCGTCGAGGTCACCGGTGCCGAGGCTCACCACGCGGTCGCCGTACGCCGGCTCCGGGTGGGCGAGCAGGTGGTGCTCACCGACGGTCTCGGCCTGGCCGCCCAGGGCGAGGTGACCGGCACCGGCAAGCGGCTCCTGGCGGTGACCGTCTCCGCGCTGGAGCAGACGCCGCGACCCAGCCCGGCGTTCACCGTGGTGCAGGCCCTGCCGAAGGGTGACCGCGGCGAGCTGGCGGTCGAGGTGCTGACCGAGGTCGGGGTGGACGTCGTCGTCCCGTGGGCGGCCGCTCGCAGCGTCGCGGTCTGGCGCGGGGAGCGTGCGGTCAAGTCGCACGCCAAGTGGGTGGCCACGGCCGCCGAGGCGGCGAAGCAGGCGCGCCGCTCCTGGTTCCCCGAGGTGCGGGAGCTGGCCACCACCGCCGAGGTCTGCGACCTCGTCGCGGGGCTGGGCGCAGACGGCCTCGCCGTGGTCCTGCACGAGGACGCCGCCGACCCCTTGCCCGCGCTGCCGGACTCCGCGCGCGAGGTCCTGCTGGTGGTCGGCCCGGAGGGCGGGATCTCGCCCGAGGAGCTGGCGGCGCTGACCGACGCCGGGGCGCGGGTCGCCCGTCTGGGGTCCGAGGTGCTGCGTACCTCGACCGCCGGGGTCGCCGCGGTGGCGGCGCTGATGGCGCGCTCGGCGCGCTGGCGGTAG